The Henckelia pumila isolate YLH828 chromosome 2, ASM3356847v2, whole genome shotgun sequence genome includes a window with the following:
- the LOC140884090 gene encoding uncharacterized protein, protein MCSNLYYLNLIDNKLTGIIVPELGSMFKLEALGLSVNNLSGTIPPFIGNLTNLSRLSLAFCGLQGEIPESLVHLRSLRLMNLRNNELTGGIPSGLYNISTISYFVMANNRLQGNIPWDIGYTLPEMRIFHLGMNDFDGPIPLSFSNASFLETLFLSSNRFTGQNLKYLFNRLSSLQRLSIDSNSMGGDISFISSLTNCTNLQVVTVNYNLFSGLLPDSISNLSTHLRTLCITDNRIHGNIPSGIQNLIGLRRITLDGNFLEGPIPSGVGKLSKLQELHLERNQLTDDMPFSLGNLTLLNHLDLSYNSLRGTIPQSLSNYTNLRYLDLSFNSLVGAIPRDIFSLSSVSVSFNLARNTFTGSIPQEVGSLINLIDLDLSHNRLSGVMPSTLGSCIVLGRLHLESNSLEGIIPFALHALEGLEDLDLSQNNLSGLIPSFLGNDESNLKNLNLSFNRLEGEVPTQGIFQNQSAISLEGNEYLCGGLAFLKLPTCPSKEKHLSNLLKILIPVLVAGIICLTLSCICIFLYRRGMLKKIHSSMPSLEEKFPRLSYSHLSKATDGFAEANLLGSGRFGSVYRGILDDKQMSVAVKVLNLEIKGSSKSFTSECNAIKAIRHRNLLKILSACESIDFQGNNFKALVYEFMANGSLDKWLHNDRVEIESGSSRNLSITQKLDIVIDVASAVEYLHHGTNFIVIHGDLKPSNILLDKNMTALVGDFGLAKVVSNMHPTYEGSSSSVAIKGTFGYIPPEYGMTNSMTMQGDVYSFGILVLEMFTNIRPTDDAALNGHLSLHHLVNNALHSQEMNNIVDQIILNENTDHNKQIKIKNYLNSVLEIGVACSMELPKDRMMMTDVVIELDKIRKAYLAES, encoded by the exons CTTGAATTTGATCGACAACAAGCTCACAGGAATCATTGTTCCAGAACTCGGTTCTATGTTCAAACTTGAAGCTTTAGGCTTGTCCGTAAACAATCTCTCCGGAACTATTCCGCCATTTATCGGCAATCTCACCAATCTTAGCAGACTATCTCTGGCATTCTGTGGGTTGCAAGGAGAAATCCCCGAGTCACTCGTCCATCTCCGGAGCTTACGGTTGATGAATTTAAGGAACAACGAGTTGACTGGCGGAATCCCATCTggtttatataatatttcaacTATATCTTATTTCGTAATGGCCAACAACAGACTCCAAGGAAACATTCCTTGGGATATAGGCTACACACTTCCGGAAATGAGGATTTTTCATTTGGGAATGAATGACTTTGATGGACCCATTCCACTTTCATTCTCAAATGCCTCCTTTCTTGAaacattatttttatcttcaaacaGATTTACAGGGCAAAATCTGAAGTATTTGTTCAATCGGCTTTCGTCTCTTCAACGGCTCTCCATTGATTCTAATAGTATGGGGGGAGATATTAGCTTTATTTCATCTTTGACAAATTGTACTAACCTTCAAGTGGTCACTGTAAACTATAATCTTTTCAGTGGTTTGTTGCCAGACTCCATTTCCAATCTTTCAACTCATCTTAGAACCCTGTGTATAACAGACAATCGTATACATGGCAACATTCCTTCAGGCATTCAAAACCTTATTGGACTGAGGCGAATCACTTTGGATGGCAATTTTCTTGAAGGTCCAATTCCTTCAGGCGTCGGAAAACTCAGTAAATTACAAGAACTTCACCTGGAAAGAAACCAGTTGACAGATGACATGCCATTTTCTCTTGGGAACTTGACATTGCTGAACCATCTTGACCTGAGCTATAACAGTTTGAGAGGAACGATCCCTCAAAGTCTAAGTAATTACACCAACTTGCGATACTTAGACCTTTCGTTTAACAGTCTTGTGGGCGCAATACCTCGAGACATTTTTAGCCTTTCATCTGTTTCGGTTTCTTTTAATTTGGCCCGCAACACCTTCACGGGGTCTATTCCACAAGAAGTAGGTTCACTGATTAATCTTATAGACTTGGATCTGTCTCACAATAGATTATCAGGAGTTATGCCTAGCACTTTGGGAAGTTGCATTGTTTTGGGACGGCTTCATCTTGAAAGCAATTCTCTTGAGGGAATTATACCATTTGCACTTCATGCTTTAGAGGGCTTGGAAGACTTGGATCTTTCACAAAACAATTTATCAGGGCTCATCCCAAGTTTTCTAGGAAATGATGAGTCAAATCTGAAGAATTTAAATCTGTCCTTCAATAGGCTGGAAGGAGAAGTGCCGACACAAGgaatatttcaaaatcaaagcgCGATTTCATTGGAAGGAAATGAGTATTTGTGTGGAGGTTTGGCTTTCTTAAAGCTTCCTACCTGCCCATCCAAGGAGAAACATTTATCAAATCTATTGAAAATATTGATCCCAGTGTTGGTTGCAGGAATCATTTGCCTAACACTTTCTTGCATCTGCATATTCTTATATAGAAGAGGAATGTTAAAAAAGATTCATTCTTCTATGCCATCACTTGAAGAAAAGTTTCCAAGGCTCTCTTATTCACATCTGTCAAAAGCCACCGATGGATTCGCTGAAGCTAATTTGCTTGGGTCTGGCAGGTTTGGTTCTGTATATAGAGGAATACTTGATGACAAACAAATGTCAGTGGCAGTGAAGGTTCTCAATCTTGAAATCAAAGGATCTTCCAAAAGCTTCACGTCAGAATGCAATGCAATAAAAGCAATAAGACATAGAAACcttttgaaaatattgagtGCTTGCGAAAGCATAGACTTCCAGGGGAACAATTTCAAGGCATTGGTTTATGAATTCATGGCTAATGGAAGCTTGGACAAATGGTTGCATAATGATCGTGTAGAAATTGAAAGTGGCAGCAGCAGAAATCTTAGCATAACTCAAAAATTGGATATTGTCATCGACGTTGCATCTGCGGTTGAATACTTACACCATGGCACCAATTTCATAGTCATTCATGGTGATTTGAAGCCAAGCAACATTCTGTTGGATAAAAATATGACTGCGCTTGTCGGCGACTTTGGATTGGCAAAAGTGGTTTCGAACATGCATCCAACATACGAAGGAAGCAGCAGCTCGGTGGCAATCAAGGGTACCTTCGGTTATATTCCTCCAG AGTATGGGATGACCAACTCCATGACAATGCAAGGGGATGTATACAGCTTTGGGATTCTTGTGTTAGAGATGTTCACCAACATAAGACCAACAGACGATGCCGCACTTAATGGTCATTTGAGCCTCCACCATTTAGTGAACAACGCTTTGCATAGCCAAGAGATGAATAATATTGTGGATCAAATCATTTTGAATGAAAACACTGATCACAACAAGCAAATCAAGATCAAGAATTATCTGAACTCTGTTCTTGAAATTGGGGTAGCATGTTCGATGGAGTTGCCCAAAGATCGAATGATGATGACTGATGTTGTCATTGAATTGGACAAGATTCGAAAGGCTTATTTGGCAGAATCATGA